The Deltaproteobacteria bacterium region TCCTTTCGTTCAGCAAGGGCGCCAAAGCCGTATATTTGTGTCGAATGAATTCCACTTGCTCCGCTCGTGTCATGCCAGCAGGGTAGCCGCCTCAAGCTGCTTGTTCAATTTGTTTTTTCTAAGTGCCTTAAGGAGAAACAATTATGAAAGATCATGTCCGGCGTTCAATTGCCTATATCATCTTCCGACTCAACTCAGACACTGTCCTCTCGGTCCATGATCACGCCATCTCCAAGGCGTTCCGGTTCGACGCCGAGGTTGCGCCAACAAAAACTAAGATCGCGTTTGTTGAGCCAGAAACCGGCGGAAAAATCAGTGGGTTGGGGGGAGCAGGAATTTTTACCATCACCGATGAAGCGAGTAGTAAAAAGGTGAGTTTAAAGCTCAAGCCCGGGGTGTTCGACGGGTTCGATTACGCTTGCAATAAACCTTTCTCTGGAACCTATGACGCGAAACTTGTGTCTATCCGAGACGGGGAACACGGGAAGGATTTCCAATATAGCGGTGTGTGATGCCCCAGAGGCAGGTGACAGATGAACGTTGTCGTGGAAGCAGGGCGTTGGTCCTGGCGTTAGGGTCACCAGTGACCCTTTTTACGCTTCCGCGGCGAAGGACTTCATGTGATCTGAACTGGACGACAAGCCTACATAGAGCACACCGAACGGCTGTCATCTCAATGAGTACGGGAGCCCGGTCAACGGTGGGGAGTATCCGACATGGACAACACAACAAATGATATGTCGAACGATCTGCGGACGATCTTCTGGGCAGAGGCGGACAAGCGACTCCTGGCGATCACTGACAACCTTGATCGCATGCAGGCGGCCCTCGCGCCTGAAGAGCAATTCTCTCTCCTGGGAGAAATGTTTGCTGATATCCAGAGCTTGAGGGGGGCAGCCGCATTAGTTGACCAGCCAGATATCGGTGCGCTCTCGCAATCACTGGAAGATGTTCTGGCAAGACTACGGTATGACAATTTGCAACTGACGCCGAACGGGTATGACATTTTTCGTCGTGCACTCGTCACGAGTCGTGAGGTAATCAACGACCCTCAAGGACGCCACGCAAAGAACGTTGCCGATGCTGTCGAAGCACTGGCTGTAGTGGCGGAGGATGGGGTGCAAACCGGATTTCTCATTGAGGGAGAAACCGGTGAATCAACGCCGGTGACATTTGATGAGCCCAGCTGGACTCTCCCTGCGGAATCTCTGGTCCCGATGCTCACGGAGGAGCCTCACAACGAAGAGTCTGAGACGCTCTCGATGTTGGAGTTGGTCCCATCTGAGCCGAGTCTTCAGGCTGCATCCGAAGACGAGCCCGTACAGCTAGAGCCACCAATAGAGACGGCAGCGGTTGACACTGAACGTCCGTTGCTGGATTCCATAGAGACCGCTCCTCAAAGTGAGACCCTACTTCCGCAAATCCAGCATGAACGAGAAATCTTCACTGTGACTGAGAATCTCGTCGATCAGCCTGAGTCCTTGGATCAGCTCAGGATAGACGTTGTCGACGAGCGAGTGGAGGGTGTTGCTACAGATCCTGCTGTGGAAATTGCCAGTTCTGAAGTATTGACGGAGCATACCGCTGAAGACTTCATTACTGCCGCTCTCGCCGACGATACGACTACGGCTCTTGCACCGGAACCCGCACCAGCCGAGCGTGAGCAACCTTCGGTCACATCTCTGCAATCAATGGTTTCTCCGGAACTCATGGATGCTGTCCGTGCAGCCTTCCGAGGCGAAGCCGACGAGCATCTGGAAAGTTTGGAAACCGGTCTCTTAGCACTCGAACAGGTTGCTTCAGAAGACGAACGAGATGTCGTGTTGGAGCGTACCTTCCGCTCTGCACATAGTTTGAAAGGGGCGGCACGAGCGGTTGGCTTGACCGACGTGCAGTCTATTTGCCAAGCCATTGAGGACGTATTTGCCGGACTCAAGCGCAGGGAACTGCATCTGTCGTCTGATAGCTTTGATGTCATGCACCGCGCGTTAGACGCGGTTAATGCGCTCTTAGCCGAGGTGGAGGCTCCCGAGGTTCAACAGCAAATCGATGACACGATTGACCAACTGCGAATGCTGGTCGATGCTGCGCAACCCGACGTGATCCTTCGTCCGCTCGCTGATGAGCCAGAGGAACCGCTGCCGTCGAGCCCGATCGATACGCCAACGACGGTTCCAGTCGATATAGCGAAGCCCACTCCGAGTGAAGTGCAGGCACCGCAGCAAGCGCGCCGACCTGTAGCACCTCCTGTACGTGCGAAACGCCAGGTCGAGCAACCTGACGTGGCTGGAGGGCGGTTTACTGGGGAAACCATCCGCGTGGCGACAGCGAAGCTTGACGCGTTATTGTTGCAGGCTGAAGAAATGCTGGCCGTGCGGCAGGCAGCAGGGGAGCGGACGATCGACCTGCGCGAGATCTTGAGTTCCCTTGGCGAATGGCGAAAAGAATGGAACAAAGTGTCGACGTTGGCGCGGAAGTTCCAACGTATCTACGAAGGTATTGGTGAGCAGGCGCGCCAGGAACAACCCCACCTTTCACTTGCGCACAGAATTCTAGAGTTTCTGTATTGGAATGAATCGCATCTACGAGGACTCGAAAGCTCACTGAAGAATGTGACGCGCGCGGCTGAGCGAGATCACAAGCAGGCAGGGTCCCTTATTGGACGGCTTCTAGACGATACCAAAAAAGTCTTGATGTTGCCGTTTGCTTCGCTGCTGAATAGTTTCCCCAAAATGGTGCGGGACCTTTCACGCACTCTGCAGAAGGATGTCGAACTGAGGATGCAAGGGACTGAGGTCGAGATCGACAAACGTATCTTAGATGCGATCAAGGACCCGATCATCCACTTGCTTCGTAACTGTGTCGATCATGGGATTGAATTGCCAGCTGAGCGCGTACGGCAAGGGAAGGCGACGCGAGGTACCGTCTCGATCATGGTGACGCAG contains the following coding sequences:
- a CDS encoding response regulator, with product MDNTTNDMSNDLRTIFWAEADKRLLAITDNLDRMQAALAPEEQFSLLGEMFADIQSLRGAAALVDQPDIGALSQSLEDVLARLRYDNLQLTPNGYDIFRRALVTSREVINDPQGRHAKNVADAVEALAVVAEDGVQTGFLIEGETGESTPVTFDEPSWTLPAESLVPMLTEEPHNEESETLSMLELVPSEPSLQAASEDEPVQLEPPIETAAVDTERPLLDSIETAPQSETLLPQIQHEREIFTVTENLVDQPESLDQLRIDVVDERVEGVATDPAVEIASSEVLTEHTAEDFITAALADDTTTALAPEPAPAEREQPSVTSLQSMVSPELMDAVRAAFRGEADEHLESLETGLLALEQVASEDERDVVLERTFRSAHSLKGAARAVGLTDVQSICQAIEDVFAGLKRRELHLSSDSFDVMHRALDAVNALLAEVEAPEVQQQIDDTIDQLRMLVDAAQPDVILRPLADEPEEPLPSSPIDTPTTVPVDIAKPTPSEVQAPQQARRPVAPPVRAKRQVEQPDVAGGRFTGETIRVATAKLDALLLQAEEMLAVRQAAGERTIDLREILSSLGEWRKEWNKVSTLARKFQRIYEGIGEQARQEQPHLSLAHRILEFLYWNESHLRGLESSLKNVTRAAERDHKQAGSLIGRLLDDTKKVLMLPFASLLNSFPKMVRDLSRTLQKDVELRMQGTEVEIDKRILDAIKDPIIHLLRNCVDHGIELPAERVRQGKATRGTVSIMVTQVGVSKVEIQVTDDGGGVKQAAVVAAAVKKGLLSEQEASTLDERAALGLIFQSGVSTSATVTDLSGRGLGMAIVREKVERLGGQIWVDSKTGEGTTFRILLPLTLATFRGFFVETRGSTFVIPTMNVERVVRIRPSEIKFVEDVETVTLNGRPVGLAYLSQVLDIPAQEPTDTTPGFVRGLVLASGDRRVLFCVDQIINEQEVLFKSLGTYLTDVPNVAGVTVLGSGKVVPILDVPNLVRSAIDGTSVRHTARTEAPVRVTEKHSVLLAEDSVTSRMLLKGILESAGYEVITAVDGLDALSQLGRRTFDLVVPDVEMPRMSGFELTASIRSHEKYLHLPVVLVTGLESRGDRERGMEAGASAYIVKGDFTQNDLLKTVQRFIPTLSAAA